From a single Pseudalkalibacillus hwajinpoensis genomic region:
- a CDS encoding class I SAM-dependent methyltransferase — protein MGEHYYTKNPGVKSDPNRITAELRGRRFQFTTDSGVFSKKEVDFGSKLLIETFEEPEIEGDIVDAGCGYGPIGISLASGLSNRRFYLLDVNERATELAMNNAIRNSVHNVSVMESDQLCAVKDKTFASVITNPPIRAGKQVVHGILEEAHHVLKKDGTLWIVIQKKQGAPSAINKLEEMFGHVETVVKKKGYYILKAVK, from the coding sequence TTGGGTGAGCATTATTATACAAAGAACCCGGGTGTAAAGAGTGATCCGAACCGGATTACTGCAGAGCTTCGAGGACGACGTTTCCAATTCACTACCGATTCTGGTGTTTTTTCAAAGAAAGAAGTCGATTTCGGGAGCAAGCTCCTGATTGAAACATTTGAAGAACCAGAAATTGAAGGAGATATTGTAGATGCTGGGTGTGGCTATGGCCCGATCGGCATATCGCTTGCTTCTGGACTTTCAAACCGTCGTTTTTATTTGCTTGATGTTAATGAACGTGCCACCGAGTTAGCAATGAACAACGCGATTCGTAATAGCGTGCATAATGTGAGCGTTATGGAGAGTGATCAGTTATGTGCGGTGAAAGACAAAACCTTTGCATCCGTTATTACAAATCCTCCCATACGCGCAGGAAAGCAGGTTGTTCATGGGATTCTAGAAGAAGCCCATCATGTTCTTAAGAAAGATGGAACGCTCTGGATTGTAATTCAAAAGAAACAGGGTGCCCCATCAGCAATCAACAAGCTGGAAGAAATGTTTGGGCATGTCGAGACCGTTGTGAAAAAGAAAGGATACTATATTCTAAAAGCAGTCAAGT
- the rplL gene encoding 50S ribosomal protein L7/L12, protein MSHEQIIEAIKEMTVLELNDLVKAIEEEFGVTAAAPVAAAGGAAEGAAEEQTEFDVVLESAGSSKIKVIKVVREITGLGLKEAKELVDGAPSAIKEGVAKDEAEELKSKLEEVGAAVEVK, encoded by the coding sequence ATGAGTCACGAGCAAATCATTGAAGCAATCAAAGAAATGACAGTTCTTGAGCTTAACGACCTAGTTAAAGCTATCGAAGAAGAATTTGGTGTAACTGCAGCAGCTCCAGTAGCAGCAGCAGGCGGAGCAGCAGAAGGTGCTGCTGAAGAGCAAACAGAATTTGATGTAGTTCTTGAAAGTGCTGGAAGCAGCAAAATCAAGGTCATCAAAGTCGTTCGCGAAATCACTGGTCTTGGCTTGAAAGAAGCTAAAGAACTAGTTGACGGCGCTCCAAGCGCTATTAAAGAAGGCGTTGCTAAAGACGAAGCTGAAGAGCTTAAGTCTAAGCTAGAAGAAGTAGGCGCTGCAGTAGAAGTTAAGTAA